The following DNA comes from Musa acuminata AAA Group cultivar baxijiao chromosome BXJ1-4, Cavendish_Baxijiao_AAA, whole genome shotgun sequence.
TGTTTGATATGAATCGGATCATACCAATTCAAAATAAACCAATCGGATCATACCAATACGAACATTGTTGCCTAACCTAGTGGTTGAAACAGTCGTAATCGTCACAATCCCTGTGAGCATTGATGGTCACGTTCACTGTTGTCGGGGTATAAGATTGGCCTTGCCTTCTTGCTAAGCTTTGATGATCACAATCAATATTGCTTGTGTAGGATGTCATTATTAGTGTTACCGATGGGTAGGAGGTCGTCATTACTTTCTCGTCGTCTAGTATTATACTCGAGTTAGACTCTGTAACATTGACTAGTGATGATGATACCGCTTATATCTAGTGGTTTACTAACCATTGGCTATGATACCACCCTAAATAGACCATACCCCTAGACCATACTATACTGTCAagaattatagtattttttttgaaCAATTTAATTCCTAAaatcatctaaaaaataaaaaaatgatatcaaaatattataattatagagAAGTTTAGATAGATTTATTGGAACATTTTTAAGTGACACTTTAGTTACACTTAGATGATAGATTCAAAATACAAATATCATATTTGgaccaaaataatttaaaaatcaaaataaactacaaaagAATGATATTATATGTAATAAAACCATATTAAGATGTTTATAGAGGAGTTTCCATAGATTTGGTAAAAATTTCTTGGCTTACACTTTGGTTACACTCATGTTataaattcaaaatataaattttttatttagataattaattatcctaaaattaaataaattagaactaaatatactagaattatattatgatatttacaGAGGAGTTTCAATAGGTTTTGCTAAAAATTATTGAGTTACACTTGCGTTATACTCTAATTATACTTAAGTTATACTCTATCATATATTCAATCAAAAGTACCATATTTAGATAATTAGTCactctaaattaaaaaataattagaaaCAATTATACCAAACTTATTATAATCATATTAGGATAGTTATTCGGATAGTTTGGATAAGTTTAAGAAAAATTACTTGAATTACACTTACATTATACTCGGGTTATACTCAAATTATATTTGATAAAAAATTCAACCCAAAGCATCCTATTTCACAAATAAAGTATCATAAGTGGGAACCATCACAACCATATATAATGAATCACAATAGAAACACATATAATGAATCAAAACACATGTTCAATAATCACAAACCAAACACATGATAGCAATTCACAATAATATTGATCAAATTACTAAGACGACATGACATTACTAAATAATTTGTATAACATAGGTCATACGAAGGCTTTCTATTGCTTAAGTCTAGTATCCTAAAATTCTTTACATAACTTTCTCTTCTTAAAAAAATATAGGTTGTATTTGAAGGCTCGATATACTTTTAGCCTACCTATGGATTATTGACAAAGTATCCCTCGATCAATCCTTAGGTATTGCATAATACACTACAGAATGCAATGACTCGTTAAAGGATCCAAATGAATGATCCTCTATACTTGAGGTCATAAGATAGTTAAGTCCATGATATTCAAATATCTTCTATAATctcttaattttatttctttctttttacacTTGGCATATTGTTGATCATGTGTGCTCTACAAATAGtttaatatatcaaataaatagtatattttaaatatataaatagaaaatactaaATTATCATACATCGATATTCTTTATCGACAATAGATGGGACACTTAGTATCTATGAGGTTAAGCACTTCATATACCTTCATATCTATGAATAAACTtctttttgataaataaaaaattataatcaaaagtTGATAACATTCCGATTGCTGACACTCTAACATATTGCATTTTCAAATTTGGGGGTATATCCATATGTTTGCGTAGtcatatatattaattattaaattttgaattttgatgcttaaattaattgataaatttatgaACTAATATACTTTTTGAGATAAGTAATGTAGGAAATACTTCCAACCATCAAAGGACAAATTGTCAAAGGAGGAGAATCGGACGTTGTGTCGGGAAAAGTATCATGTCGAAAATTGAACGTCGAGCCAGAAGATTGATCGATGTGGTAAAGATTATACTTTGTACAATAAGTTCAAACATCATGCTGAAAGGATCGGGTATTATACCAAAAGATTAAATATCGTGGGAAAGTAGAAATGTTGATAGATCGAGCgatatgtcgaaggagaggatgatatgtTGGAGGTTCAGATGAAGTGTTGAAAGATCGGACGATATGTCAGAATGGTCTACAATATACTGCAAGCTTCATGATTATGCTGGGTATGTGGTTGAATTATTAAAGTTTTAATCGAGATCTTTCTTGATCAAATTGTGTTGACATTGGGTTGAAACCATACCAAATTATCAAGAAAGCTAATGAGCTTAGACCCAAGCTGAATTGGCCCCGTTAGAAGGCCAAAATAATAGCCTTTAGCTAGCCTAGGTAAAGGTCCAAGCGATGATATTGCTTGTATCAACCGACAAGTATAAACAATACTTatcaatgctgccagtggtggtaccgcctatgtAGGCAGTAGTACTACCTAGGGCGATGATGATATCACTCAGAATGTAAAAATtatagtggtggtactacccgaaaatctaaaattataatatcaaaaaTTACAATGATAGTATTGCCATGTGTTAGTAGTAGTATCACATGTACCCCACAATtctaaggatttaaattttttgactctattttttaagcctcttagggtctataaatatctcatttagGCTTGGTTAATAATGAAGCCTCAAATTTTGAGTTTGTGAAGAGTTGTAGCTCTCTCTTTGAGTATTATTTGAGTCTTTCCTTGAGTTTAGAAGTAATTCTAAGTTGTAAGAGATGAGAGATATTGTAAAAGAGTACGTGTGAAGGCTCTCATTTAAACCTGCTAAAAGGAAAAAAACTGTAATAATGCTAATTGATCTTCGTCGAtcggaaagaagatcggtaatgAAAGTTGATAACCTTAATAGAAGAGAAATCGAGATTGGACATAGATTTGAAATAtccaaccactataaattggtttgtctTCGATCTCTTGCTTTAGATTTAGATTTACTATGTTTACTTCGTAACTTTTATTCACATTGttattttttatacaaatttATTGATCAAACTTTAAAAACAGTTAAAATATACTATAGTCAACCCCCATCTCTCATAGTGATGTGATATTACGATCCTAACAGTTAAAACCAAAGGTACATTATTTCTCATCCAAATTTTGATGACTAATATTAAACAAAGGAAGAATTATTGACCAACGGATTAGTTACTTTAAAACGATGATGAACAGTGTTAAAGAGAGAGATTCATTGATTCAACGTCCTTTATGACTTTAAGATGTCTTGAAGAGTTAGTGTCAATATTATAATCattgatttaataaaaaaatttctttaagTAGTTTGCTAATATAGTATTAACAAGAAAAAAATTCTCTCTGGGGAGTTTGCTGAATGATCACATCATTTATGTTGCACTCCACGGATTGTGATTGTTCCAAACTTAATGATCACATCATTTTCTCGTTACACTTCGGGTGAGGGTTTATTTGTCTTAGAGCACAATATTTATTTTAGGTTTGGATCTCAATCATTATTGTatgcattaaaaataatatatgaataatattttgcttgttttCTTGTGAATACATTGAGTGGAAGGGTTGGAAGGAAATATTGTATGTTTCATTACTTCTTGTTTTCCTtaccatgcaaaaagaaaaacgTTTTGATTATGTGGAATGAGTTAGATATCTTTAATATTAGGTGGTCACAACACACGAAAAGAAGATACTTTAGTTGTATAATACTCTAATTTATTCTGTATTAGAAGTTGGTAAAAACTTGGATTGATTTATAAAGGTTTTATGAGTATATTATTGTTAATTTTGGTTTTATCATTTTAGACTAATAGTTAGACTCAAAAAATTAATGATTGGGTTCACATTGagcactttattttatttttgctttgatcacataataaaattttcttatccTTTTGCCAAACAAATATTTTTTAGGTAAATAAAGGTCTAAGGTGAATAGATGATGTCATTTATAAATGAACTCATCATTTATAAAATCTTAATAGTATTTCACATAATcttatatcattttttaaattattgatcTTTGGTATTTcttttttgattttgaaatatGATTGATGACTACGGTGGCAACAAAAATCATAGCGTCAAAGACCACCGATGATCTCATCCTCGACGGCAAGGATCTCGGTGAGGAGCTTAAAGGCTGTGCAGAAGAAGGCGTTGAGATTAGTACAACACTTGATGGCAAGGGCTTTGGCGCCGTTCGTAAGCAACGACGATGACAAAGCCTGCCTGACGATAATGATGCACTCAAAAGATTAGGATCGGAGTGGTGGTCAATGATGGTGACGCCAAGAACATTGACAAAATCGTCCTTTAATGACGACACGAGCTGATCATTAGAGAGATAGATGTTAAGAAGGTCATAAAAATTAAGATCATTAGAGTGAGAGGTGTTGGTGAAGCTTTACGTCATGGCTAAGGTGTTAGCACGATTTGGTCTGATCCCATACGTGCAAGGTTGCTCATACAAAGATTAGGATGCTAGAAGTGAATGTCTAAGTCGGGTTGAGTTTAGGTCTCGTCGTTTGTTTCTCTGTCGTCGGCTCCTACACAAAGACCGAGGTCAGGAGAGAGATTTTTCTACTCAATCCATCCGAAGGTTAAGTTAATATTGAGTGGAATAAAGGTGAATTGAATGCTCGGAGTCCCCATTGTATTGGtaggggttagcttttatacctgcgaTAGAGGGTCAGTCGTACATGGTCCTTTAATGGTTATCAACTTCACATGAGGATGGCTTATAACCTACGAACGAATATGACCACTTGTATGGGTCCACGCCATGTGGCGTAGTTTTGAGCTTTTCGGAATGACTCCACGGTGCTCGGCACCGACTTGTGCAAATTCGCATCGTGGCTTTTCGGAATTGTTCCGTGGTGTTCGACGCTAACTTATATGGTGCCGAACAACATGAGGATCATGTGATCATCTTATTAAGGTTCGAGGTATTGCATCGTGTAAGCCTGGAGGTCCTTTGTCGACCCTGTCACGATCGTCGTCTGATGTCATGTGAATACGATGCTGAAATGTGTCATTACCAAAATACTACGATCAAGAACGAGAGATCATAAGCAGGGTTAACAATAGCAATTgatggaaagaaagaaaagatgtaATCCTTTACTTGACGTGAGagataaaaaatatcatttataacgTTTTAAATATTGGTACGACGATGATGTATTAAACTCATTTAAGgtttaaattttttaaagaaatataTTAGAGAGTTTAAAATCTCATACGGTATATTTTTAAggataataattaatttaattaataaaaatcttggGTTCGAATCCCACTTCGTTTatccttaaaaaaataaaataattaattctcccatataaatttagaagaaaaaaaacatgGCGAAGTAAAAAGCTCAAAGTTTTCCCGTTAAATCGTTCGCTTACAATAATTGAAATGCGGGACCCATTGGCGTTGCTTGTGTGTCATACTTTTATTGGCACATCCTTACGATAGCAGCGGAAAGGGTCATCCGCCCTCGGGTGGGTTCACGCCGCAACGGCCACTGCGCCGCTTCTATAAAACTTATTTTGGCGTCCCCATTTCTTCTCTCTCCCGTAAATGCCACTCATCCGCCTTCCCCATACGCCCCATCTCCCGACCTCTGCGCCCGCCCTAGCCgacctcctcctctccctctccgccGCCCGCTCCCTCCCCAAAGGCCAGCAGCTCCACGCCCACCTCCTCAAGTCCGGCCTCCTTTCCTCGCCCGCCGCCGCCACCCGCCCCCTCTCCAACCACCTCATCACCTTCTACGCCCGCTGCGGCCTCCCGGTCCTCTCGCGCACCGCCTTCGATGACTCCCCCTCCCCCCGCCCTGCCGCTGCCTGGTCCGCCCTTCTTGCCTCTCTCGCTCAGAATGGGCTCCCCCTCCCCGCCATCGCCGCCTTCCGCTCCATGCTCCTTTTCGCCATCCCTCCCTCCGACCGCTCCCTCCCCTCCGCCGCTAAGGCCGCTGCAGCCCTTTCCTCTCCCTCCCTTGCCCGCTCCCTCCACGCCCTCGCCCTCAAGACCCCCTTCGCCGAGGGCGTCTTCGTCGGTTCCTCCCTCGTCGACATGTACGCCAAGTCGGCACTCCTCGCGGAAGCCCGACGCCTGTTCGACCTCATGCCCCATCGCAACGTCGTCTCCTGGAGCGCCATAATCTACGGCTATGCCGAAGCCGGCCTCGACCCTGACGCTCTCAGGCTGTTCAAGATGGCACTCGCCGAACTCGAACCCCCCGGCGTCAACGATTTCACCTACTCCTGCATTATCAGGGTCTGCAGCACCGCCACTCTCCTCGAGCTCGGCTCCAGCATCCATGCGCATTGCTTCAAGACCAGCTTCGACTCTTCCCCCTTCGTCGGTAGCTCCCTCATCTCACTCTATTCTAAATGTGGGATCGTGGAAGAAGCTTACGAGTTGTTCGACCAGATGCCCGACCGGAATCTTGGCGCCTGGAATGCTATACTCATCGCGTCGGCGCAGCATGGCCATATCCACTTTGCGTTTCACCGCTTCCAAGAGATGAAAGCAGCCGGCTTCTCCCCTAACTTCATCACCTTCCTCTGTTTGCTCACCGCATGCAGTCACGCGGGTCTCGTGGACGAGGGAAAACGCTATTTCGCTTTGATGTCTGAGTATGGTATCGAGCCAGGTGCCCAGCATTACGCAGCAATGGTCGATCTTCTCAGCCGCGCCGGTCGCATCACTGAGGCCGTCGCATTCATCGAGGAAATGCCGATCGACCCGACGGAATCTGTGTGGGGCGCACTCATCACCGGGTGCCGCATCCACAAGGACGCCGACACCGCCGCGTATGCAGCCACCAAACTATTCGAAACGGGCTCTTCAAGCTCTGGTGCTCACATGCTGCTGTCGAACGCATATGCCGCGGCAGGACGTTACGCGGATGCAGCTCAAGCGAGGAAGGCGATGCGGGATCGAGGAGTGCGCAAGGAGACAGGTCTGAGCT
Coding sequences within:
- the LOC135641700 gene encoding putative pentatricopeptide repeat-containing protein At5g52630 isoform X1; protein product: MPLIRLPHTPHLPTSAPALADLLLSLSAARSLPKGQQLHAHLLKSGLLSSPAAATRPLSNHLITFYARCGLPVLSRTAFDDSPSPRPAAAWSALLASLAQNGLPLPAIAAFRSMLLFAIPPSDRSLPSAAKAAAALSSPSLARSLHALALKTPFAEGVFVGSSLVDMYAKSALLAEARRLFDLMPHRNVVSWSAIIYGYAEAGLDPDALRLFKMALAELEPPGVNDFTYSCIIRVCSTATLLELGSSIHAHCFKTSFDSSPFVGSSLISLYSKCGIVEEAYELFDQMPDRNLGAWNAILIASAQHGHIHFAFHRFQEMKAAGFSPNFITFLCLLTACSHAGLVDEGKRYFALMSEYGIEPGAQHYAAMVDLLSRAGRITEAVAFIEEMPIDPTESVWGALITGCRIHKDADTAAYAATKLFETGSSSSGAHMLLSNAYAAAGRYADAAQARKAMRDRGVRKETGLSWLETAGKVHTFVSGDRGHPRSDEIYAVLEEVGERMEKAGYVPDTSQVLRDVGGEEKRAAIWYHSERLAIGLGLLVVPEGQPIRVMKNLRVCVDCHTAIKYLSKCTGRAIVLRDNNRFHRFEDGACSCGDYW
- the LOC135641700 gene encoding putative pentatricopeptide repeat-containing protein At5g52630 isoform X2, encoding MPLIRLPHTPHLPTSAPALADLLLSLSAARSLPKGQQLHAHLLKSGLLSSPAAATRPLSNHLITFYARCGLPVLSRTAFDDSPSPRPAAAWSALLASLAQNGLPLPAIAAFRSMLLFAIPPSDRSLPSAAKAAAALSSPSLARSLHALALKTPFAEGVFVGSSLVDMYAKSALLAEARRLFDLMPHRNVVSWSAIIYGYAEAGLDPDALRLFKMALAELEPPGVNDFTYSCIIRVCSTATLLELGSSIHAHCFKTSFDSSPFMPDRNLGAWNAILIASAQHGHIHFAFHRFQEMKAAGFSPNFITFLCLLTACSHAGLVDEGKRYFALMSEYGIEPGAQHYAAMVDLLSRAGRITEAVAFIEEMPIDPTESVWGALITGCRIHKDADTAAYAATKLFETGSSSSGAHMLLSNAYAAAGRYADAAQARKAMRDRGVRKETGLSWLETAGKVHTFVSGDRGHPRSDEIYAVLEEVGERMEKAGYVPDTSQVLRDVGGEEKRAAIWYHSERLAIGLGLLVVPEGQPIRVMKNLRVCVDCHTAIKYLSKCTGRAIVLRDNNRFHRFEDGACSCGDYW